In the Helianthus annuus cultivar XRQ/B chromosome 11, HanXRQr2.0-SUNRISE, whole genome shotgun sequence genome, one interval contains:
- the LOC118484200 gene encoding replication protein A 70 kDa DNA-binding subunit B-like has product MQAFVLQKNTTAYEHLLKENQCLTIRNPSLGENRQKVKYVHSSFKINLNETTIVEQSAEPVGAEWGFDFSPFESVVEDPDNDGKSFKSPIDVIGFVVKCLPSEEKTENNNGKDEKKATFILEDLQHQQIYVTLWGVYADQIIEFQREHKDEKNVVVVVQFGNLFVSNLYTVTRVFINTEIPEILEFKRSFLAQLNTSTSSGYSGLSSPVMKSMAEEYLSDISFSTIGALTRISEVILRLIVFY; this is encoded by the exons ATGCAGGCTTTCGTTTTACAAAAAAACACTACTGCTTACGAGCATTTGCTGAAAGAAAATCAGTGTTTAACTATTCGTAATCCTTCTCTTGGAGAAAACCGTCAGAAAGTGAAATACGTTCATAGTTCGTTCAAGATAAATCTAAATGAGACCACGATTGTCGAGCAATCTGCCGAACCTGTTGGTGCTGAATGGGGATTTGATTTTTCTCCATTTGAGTCTGTTGTTGAAGACCCTGATAATGACGGCAAGTCATTCAAAAGCCCTATTG ACGTTATCGGTTTTGTGGTTAAGTGTCTTCCGTCAGAGGAGAAGACTGAAAATAATAACGGGAAAGATGAGAAGAAGGCTACCTTTATACTGGAGGATTTGCA ACACCAGCAGATTTACGTTACTCTATGGGGGGTTTATGCTGATCAGATTATTGAATTTCAAAGAGAACATAAGGATGAAAAAAATGTTGTTGTGGTTGTTCAGTTTG GAAATTTGTTCGTATCCAATTTGTATACTGTAACTCGAGTCTTCATAAACACTGAAATTCCCGAGATTTTGGAATTTAAAAGAAG TTTCCTTGCTCAGCTAAATACGTCAACGTCTTCCGGTTACTCTGGTTTGAGTTCCCCTGTTATGAAGTCAATGGCTGAGGAGTATCTTTCTGATATTTCCTTCAGTACAATTGGAGCATTAACCAGAATATCAGAAGTAATATTACGTTTAATAGTATTTTATTGA
- the LOC110888909 gene encoding uncharacterized protein LOC110888909: protein MKLHVIVVGRSENLYADLFKFEDDAWVKVFSFDTPHVVDYLERRRRNNIIQDNKWLITSIWGDIVEVDLSNESFEYLQHVDDYTGMSKRKNVFSTESYNKGKENISNGVPAILNTNASTNITTGHTNVRRGRRPLSTITNVVVPTVTQDQARHSRKIRKVLLDNKRSKLDGCPSNVDHTMVITTDSIPTPSIRPLPNNYRLYLQITAALGKSIHRSPDLEATPNVITNRTASFMGTRNLSCVTNNGTPPADATPGHIAFNITSFSGTSGILQNSSFERLSSGKRKLIGRPRITSPIPIIDFTTEQIVVQDPLKGVSKDYLDHGDQCVTCEVCNAKLWNAEKGKGRKKDGKVCYFICCSYGIVELPDYKDARGSYRILFTNNGDESKHFLKNIRRYNSMFAFTLMGGKVDSTVNRGDGPFCFRISGENYHTIGSLMPINGAQPKFWQLYIYDTENEISNRQSIFRGSDGASSSSSANVDIKLIEHIKDVLDNDNELVKTYRRVRDSFQDNPNVNVKLRIIGSREKDGRTYNLPTAGEVAALIVGDIENVVDNRDIVVETRTGELKRISELHPSYLALQYPILFPYGDDGYRIDIPHRGVVDVVNKTRPKCTMREFFAYRIQDRINQFSLILNSKRLFQQFLVDAYTMIESERLRYIRYQQKDLRSDTYESLRKLRSKGQDDISKAGKRIFLPSSFTGGARYMMQNYLDAMALCKCFGYPDYFITITCNPKWPEVQRFLKDTNLSPEDRPDILSRLFKIKFDSICKDLKKNHLLGKASAVVYTIEFQKRGLPHAHLCLFMEPEFKLPTVDHVDSFISAEIPNRDEDPELFILVKEYMIHGPCGNARSVVPYNKKLLKRYQAHINVEWCNQAASIKYLFKYINKGPDRATIAVVHGDNQPEEQPQDEIKEYYDCRYISACEASWRIFANEVHYRRPSVMRLPFHLPGQQPVVFGPDEDINSVLNKPSVKSLMFLSWMERNKDPNDLLARTLTYVQFPIFYVWKLDKRVWEPRKGKKSIGRIHSVSPSLGEAYFLRILLNKVRGPTSFDDIKTVNGKVYDTYRDACYALGLLDDDSEYVEAIKEANLTGSASYIRNLFSTMLLSGSLSRPEVVWETSWRYMADDFVYRLAKYHRVTALSIPDHQLKNYVLVEIEKFLLRNNSSLRIFESMPYPDMSSSVISDCRLIYEEQAYDTTYLGNLYDSHLTMLTDEQRSVFEEIMAAVNSDNGQIFFLYGYGGTGKTFLWKTLSAAIRSTGQIVLNVASSGIASLLLDGGRTAHSRFSIPLNLTEDSVCHIKPESDLAKLLHETKLIIWDEAPMVHKHAFEALDRTMNDVFNIDTSLNSEIRFGGKVIVFGGDFRQILPVVPNGGRQEIVNASLCSSYLWSKCKLLRLTRNIRLTVGRSTADVDEINSFGKWLLDLGEGNVGGPNDGEATIEIPRDLLITDPSDPIGSLIDFVYPSILENVDAHNYFSDRAILAPKNEVVHEINDRLLAMFPGEEKEYLSSDSLCPSEDVNSTQQRLYSPDVLNGLKISGLPNHRLVLKVGVLVMLLRNIDQRNGLCNGTRLQVKKLHNRVIEAEIISGSNIGTCTYIPRLNLIPSDKKIPFSFQRRQFPLAVCFAMTINKSQGQSLSRVGLYLKQPVFSHGQLYVALSRVKTRNAVKILILDNNGKPTDKTTNVVYKEIFNDL, encoded by the exons ATGAAGCTGCACGTCATTGTTGTTGGACGGTCTGAAAACCTATATGCTGATTTGTTCAAATTTGAAGATGATGCTTGGGTAAAGGTGTTTTCTTTCGATACGCCTCATGTTGTTGATTATCTTGAAAGGCGTCGAAGGAATAATATAATTCAAGACAACAAGTGGCTCATAACAAGCATCTGGGGTGATATTGTAGAAGTTGACCTTTCCAACGAATCTTTTGAGTACCTACAACATGTTGATGACTACACTG GAATGTCTAAAAGAAAAAACGTGTTTTCAACTGAATCTTACAACAAAGGAAAAGAAAACATTTCTAACG GTGTTCCAGCCATCTTAAATACGAATGCATCTACAAATATTACAACTGGTCATACAAATG TTCGTAGAGGTAGAAGGCCATTATCGACAATTACTAATG TTGTTGTTCCCACTGTAACACAAGATCAGGCAAGACATAGTCGAAAAATTAGGAAAGTATTATTGGAtaacaaaagatcaaaattaGATGGATGTCCATCAAATGTTGACCATACAATGGTCATAACAACTGATTCGATACCCACTCCTTCTATTCGACCGTTACCCAACAATTATCGGCTTTATCTGCAG ATAACAGCCGCTTTAGGGAA GAGTATACATCGCTCTCCTGATCTAGAAGCAACTCCAAATGTCATTACTAATCGTACTGCATCATTCATGGGAACAA gaAATTTAAGTTGTGTTACGAACAACGGTACACCACCAGCAGACGCTACTCCCGGTCATATTGCATTTAACATTACGTCATTTAGTGGCACCTCCGGTATTCTTCAAAATTCTTCTTTTGAAAGGTTGTCATCCGGTAAACGTAAGTTAATTGGTAGACCACGAATTACTTCTCCAATACCAATTATTGACTTTACCACAGAGCAAATTGTGGTTCAAGATCCcttgaaaggtgtttcaaaag aTTATTTGGACCATGGTGACCAATGCGTTACTTGTGAAGTATGTAATGCAAAGTTGTGGAATGCAGaaaaaggaaaaggaagaaaaaaggATGGAAAAGTTTGTTATTTCATTTGTTGTTCTTATGGCATAGTAGAGCTTCCAGATTACAAAGATGCAAGAGGAAGTTATCGAATCCTGTTTACTAACAATGGTGATGAAAGCAAGCACTTTTTGAAAAATATTCGCCGTTACAATTCTATGTTCGCATTTACTTTAATGGGTGGTAAGGTTGATTCGACGGTTAACAGAGGCGATGGTCCTTTTTGCTTTAGAATTAGTGGTGAGAATTATCATACCATTGGAAGTCTTATGCCAATCAACGGAGCTCAACCAAAATTTTGGCAACTATACATATATGATACTGAGAACGAAATTTCAAACAGGCAATCGATATTTAG GGGTTCAGATGgtgcatcttcttcttcatcggcAAATGTTGATATTAAATTAATCGAACATATAAAGGATGTACTAGACAATGACAACGAGTTGGTCAAAACTTATAGAAGAGTTAGGGATTCCTTCCAAGACAACCCTAATGTAAATGTGAAGCTTCGAATAATTGGATCAAGAGAAAAAGATGGTCGCACGTATAACTTACCAACGGCTGGTGAGGTCGCTGCTCTTATTGTTGGTGATATCGAAAATGTGGTTGACAATAGAGATATTGTAGTTGAGACTCGAACAGGTGAACTAAAAAGAATTAGTGAGTTGCATCCATCATATCTTGCACTACAATATCCGATTCTGTTTCCGTATGGAGATGATGGCTACAGAATTGATATCCCTCATAGAGGTGTTGTTGATGTTGTTAATAAAACACGTCCAAAGTGTACTATGAGAGAGTTCTTTGCCTATCGTATCCAGGATCGTATAAATcagttttcattaatccttaattCTAAGAGGCTTTTCCAGCAGTTCCTGGTTGACGCATATACTATGATAGAGAGCGAGAGACTTAGGTACATACGATATCAACAAAAAGATCTTAGGTCCGACACATATGAAAGTCTCCGTAAATTACGAAGTAAAGGTCAAGATGATATATCTAAAGCTGGAAAACGCATTTTTTTGCCATCTTCTTTTACTGGTGGAGCACgatatatgatgcaaaactaTTTAGACGCTATGGCTCTGTGTAAGTGCTTTGGTTATCCAGATTATTTTATTACCATAACATGCAATCCAAAATGGCCAGAAGTTCAACGGTTTCTCAAAGACACCAATCTTAGTCCGGAAGATAGGCCTGATATCCTGTCTAGACTCTTCAAAATAAAATTCGATTCAATCTGCAAAGATTTAAAAAAGAATCATCTATTAGGCAAAGCGTCAGCAG TTGTTTACACTATTGAGTTCCAAAAACGTGGTTTGCCTCATGCACATTTATGCTTATTCATGGAACCTGAATTCAAATTACCTACTGTGGACCATGTTGATTCATTTATATCTGCTGAAATTCCAAACAGAGATGAAGATCCAGAATTATTCATCCTGGTGAAAGAGTATATGATACATGGTCCATGTGGTAATGCTAG GAGTGTGGTTCCTTATAACAAAAAATTATTGAAAAGATATCAAGCTCATATCAACGTTGAATGGTGCAATCAAGCCGCGTCTATAAAATATCTTTTTAAATACATCAATAAAGGTCCTGATAGAGCCACTATAGCTGTTGTGCATGGTGATAATCAACCGGAAGAGCAACCACAAGACGAGATCAAAGAGTATTACGATTGCCGCTATATATCAGCTTGCGAAGCATCTTGGAGGATATTTGCTAATGAGGTACATTATAGAAGACCTTCTGTTATGAGGCTTCCATTCCATTTACCTGGCCAACAACCTGTTGTTTTCGGCCCTGACGAGGATATTAACTCCGTTCTAAACAAACCTTCAGTTAAATCTTTAATGTTTCTATCATGGATGGAACGTAATAAAGACCCAAATGACCTGTTGGCACGTACACTTACATACGTTCAGTTCCCTATTTTTTATGTATGGAAGCTTGACAAGCGAGTATGGGAACCAAGAAAAGGGAAAAAATCAATTGGCAGGATTCATTCCGTATCTCCATCTTTAGGTGAAGCGTATTTCTTGAGAATTCTTCTTAACAAGGTTAGAGGACCAACATCGTTTGACGACATTAAAACAGTTAATGGTAAAGTTTACGATACATACAGAGATGCTTGCTACGCACTTGGTCTTTTAGATGATGATTCAGAATATGTAGAGGCAATAAAAGAAGCAAATTTAACTGGAAGCGCTTCATACATTCGCAATTTATTTTCTACGATGTTGTTATCCGGTAGTCTATCTAGACCTGAGGTTGTTTGGGAAACTTCGTGGAGATACATGGCGGACGATTTTGTTTACAGATTAGCAAAATACCATCGAGTTACAG CGTTATCAATTCCGGATCACCAACTGAAGAACTATGTGTTGGTCGAAATTGAAAAGTTTTTATTGCGAAATAATTCTTCTTTGCGAATATTTGAATCAATGCCATATCCAGATATGTCGTCTTCAGTTATTTCCGATTGTCGTTTGATATACGAGGAGCAGGCATATGATACAACATACCTTGGAAATCTGTACGATAGTCATTTGACAATGTTAACTGATGAACAACGCTCTGTTTTTGAAGAGATTATGGCAGCAGTAAACAGTGATAACGGTCAGATTTTTTTCCTTTATGGCTATGGCGGAACAGGTAAAACATTTCTATGGAAAACATTGTCCGCTGCAATTAGATCAACAGGTCAAATCGTGTTAAATGTGGCTTCAAGTGGAATTGCATCGTTGTTGTTAGATGGTGGCAGGACTGCACATTCCAGGTTTAGCATACCGTTGAATCTTACTGAAGATTCCGTATGCCATATAAAACCAGAAAGTGATTTGGCTAAATTACTTCACGAGACTAAATTGATAATTTGGGATGAAGCACCTATGGTTCACAAACATGCATTTGAAGCGCTCGACAGAACAATGAATGACGTTTTCAACATTGACACATCTCTAAATTCTGAAATCCGCTTTGGAGGTAAGGTTATTGTTTTTGGAGGGGATTTTAGACAAATATTACCTGTTGTTCCAAATGGTGGCAGACAAGAGATTGTTAATGCCTCCTTATGTTCGTCTTATTTGTGGAGTAAATGTAAATTGCTAAGACTAACTAGAAACATAAGGTTAACGGTTGGAAGATCTACGGCTGATGTTGATGAAATAAATAGTTTTGGCAAATGGCTTTTGGATTTGGGTGAGGGTAACGTTGGTggtccaaatgatggagaagcaACTATTGAAATACCACGAGATCTTTTGATTACTGATCCATCTGATCCAATTGGAAGTTTAATTGATTTTGTTTATCCATCAATCTTGGAAAACGTAGACGCCCATAACTATTTTAGTGACCGGGCCATACTTGCACCTAAAAATGAAGTTGTTCATGAGATTAATGACAGGTTACTAGCAATGTTTCCTGGTGAAGAAAAAGAGTATCTTAGTTCTGACAGTCTTTGTCCGTCTGAAGATGTAAATTCTACACAACAAAGACTTTACTCTCCAGATGTGCTCAATGGTCTTAAAATATCTGGCCTACCAAATCATAGGTTAGTCCTTAAAGTTGGTGTTCTAGTCATGTTATTAAGAAATATTGATCAACGGAATGGATTGTGCAACGGTACAAGGCTACAAGTAAAGAAGCTGCACAACCGTGTAATAGAAGCAGAGATAATATCTGGTTCAAATATTGGTACTTGCACATATATCCCTCGATTAAACTTGATACCTTCTGATAAAAAGATTCCTTTCTCTTTTCAAAGAAGACAATTTCCACTGGCCGTATGTTTTGCAATGACCATCAACAAAAGTCAAGGTCAATCTCTTTCAAGAGTAGGTTTGTACCTCAAACAACCAGTCTTCTCTCATGGTCAGTTGTATGTTGCCTTATCAAGGGTGAAAACAAGAAATGCTGTGAAGATACTCATACTTGACAACAATGGAAAACCTACGGATAAAACAACTAATGTGGTGTATAAAGAGATATTCAACGATTTGTGA
- the LOC110891294 gene encoding alpha carbonic anhydrase 7, with protein MKIMKSNSILAVGFLLFMLIFSYPPSIEAQEVENQSGFDYLRGSTMGPDRWGAMRNEWSLCSNGTMQSPIDMSSRRVEMVLHPKNIYKNYKPCNATMVNRGHDIMVKWIGDAGSVIINDTEYALKQAHWHSPSEHTINGKRFDMELHMVHLSMDNKIAVIAVLYNIGRPSNFLSRLAVNISSMIDQKGMRGHSGIVNPREIQMSSRLYYRYIGSLTVPPCTEKVVWTISRRVRTVSIRQVRLLREAVKDYAEHNARPVQPDNLRDILLYAQARERK; from the exons ATGAAGATTATGAAATCAAACTCCATTTTGGCAGTTGGTTTTCTTTTGTTTATGCTTATTTTCTCTTATCCACCATCTATTGAAGCTCAAGAAGTTG AGAATCAAAGTGGATTTGATTATTTGAGAGGTAGCACGATGGGACCGGATAGATGGGGTGCGATGAGGAATGAATGGTCGTTGTGCAGCAATGGGACGATGCAGTCTCCCATTGATATGTCGAGTCGTAGGGTGGAGATGGTGCTCCATcctaaaaatatatacaaaaactaTAAGCCTTGCAATGCAACCATGGTTAATAGAGGTCATGACATCATG GTTAAATGGATTGGAGATGCGGGATCAGTTATCATCAATGACACCGAATACGCTTTGAAACAAGCGCACTGGCACTCACCTTCCGAGCACACCATCAATGGCAAAAG GTTTGACATGGAACTACATATGGTCCACCTCAGCATGGACAACAAAATAGCTGTCATTGCTGTTCTTTACAATATTGGCAGACCAAGCAATTTTCTTTCCAGG TTAGCTGTAAACATATCGTCTATGATAGATCAAAAAGGCATGCGTGGACACAGTGGGATTGTAAATCCTAGAGAGATTCAAATGAGTAGTAGGTTGTATTACCGATATATTGGTTCACTCACGGTCCCTCCTTGCACCGAAAAAGTTGTTTGGACCATTAGTAGAAGG GTAAGAACGGTTTCAATACGTCAAGTTAGATTACTTCGAGAGGCTGTAAAGGAT TATGCAGAACATAATGCAAGACCAGTACAACCGGACAATCTACGAGACATTCTTCTATATGCGCAGGCTCGAGAGAGGAAATAG